A single region of the Erythrobacter sp. HL-111 genome encodes:
- a CDS encoding MATE family efflux transporter: protein MREPAHLETPGWGRELRATTLLAAPLALANLLQMATYIVDVVFIARLGEEELAASGLAIGVFGVILWAMTALTGAVAPLIAEALGARSPSFRPVRRATRMALWLAVLSGVVGMGLCLLLDPVMRASGQQPEIIALANEYNRVIIFSFVPMLLAAVLRNYVSALGWPIVATAITACGIPVNALANYAFIFGNLGAPELGLVGAAVATIVTAFVTLAAYVLAILLNPALARFHVFYRFWKPDWPRLWQIVRIGTPIALTVTAEAGVFSAAAFLMGRFGAAALAGHIVALQIASLAFQVPFGVGQAATIRVGYFYGARDPLGIARAGWVALALGAGFMGVTASLMIFVPGPLLMIFVDPADPENATLVGFALQFLVLAAAFQLVDGVQAVAAGALRGLQDTRVPMWIAIFSYWVPGFGTAIFFGFFTPLAERGVWVGLASGLSCAAILLIARWGRREKLGLTRRSG from the coding sequence ATGAGGGAGCCTGCCCATCTCGAAACGCCCGGCTGGGGACGCGAACTGCGCGCGACGACCTTGCTCGCCGCGCCGCTCGCGCTCGCCAACCTGCTGCAGATGGCGACCTACATCGTCGATGTCGTGTTCATCGCGCGCCTCGGCGAGGAGGAGCTCGCCGCCTCGGGCCTCGCGATCGGCGTGTTCGGTGTGATCCTGTGGGCGATGACCGCGCTGACGGGAGCGGTCGCGCCGCTCATCGCCGAAGCGCTGGGCGCGCGGTCGCCCTCCTTCCGCCCGGTCCGGCGGGCGACCCGGATGGCGCTGTGGCTGGCGGTGCTGAGCGGGGTCGTGGGGATGGGGCTGTGCCTGCTGCTCGATCCGGTCATGCGGGCTTCGGGACAGCAGCCGGAAATCATCGCGCTGGCCAATGAATACAACCGGGTCATCATATTCTCGTTCGTGCCGATGCTGCTCGCCGCGGTGTTGCGGAACTACGTCTCCGCGCTCGGCTGGCCGATCGTCGCGACCGCGATCACCGCCTGCGGGATCCCGGTGAATGCGCTGGCCAACTATGCCTTCATCTTCGGCAATCTCGGCGCGCCAGAGCTCGGCCTCGTCGGGGCGGCGGTGGCGACGATCGTCACCGCATTCGTGACTCTCGCCGCCTATGTCCTCGCGATCCTCCTAAACCCCGCGCTCGCCCGGTTCCACGTCTTCTACCGCTTCTGGAAGCCCGACTGGCCGCGGCTGTGGCAGATCGTGCGGATCGGCACGCCGATCGCGCTCACCGTCACCGCCGAGGCGGGGGTGTTCAGCGCCGCCGCATTCCTGATGGGCCGCTTCGGCGCCGCCGCGCTGGCGGGGCATATCGTGGCGCTGCAGATCGCCTCGCTCGCCTTCCAGGTGCCTTTCGGCGTGGGGCAGGCGGCGACGATCCGGGTGGGCTATTTCTACGGCGCGCGCGACCCGCTCGGCATCGCGCGTGCCGGATGGGTCGCGCTGGCGCTCGGCGCGGGATTCATGGGCGTGACCGCGAGCCTGATGATCTTCGTGCCCGGGCCGCTGCTGATGATCTTCGTCGATCCTGCCGACCCCGAAAACGCGACGCTGGTCGGCTTCGCGCTCCAGTTCCTCGTGCTCGCCGCGGCGTTCCAGCTGGTTGACGGGGTCCAGGCGGTCGCCGCCGGGGCGCTGCGGGGCCTGCAGGACACGCGCGTGCCGATGTGGATCGCGATCTTCAGCTACTGGGTGCCCGGTTTCGGAACGGCGATCTTCTTCGGCTTCTTCACGCCGCTTGCCGAAAGGGGCGTGTGGGTCGGCCTTGCGAGCGGGCTTTCCTGCGCCGCGATCCTGCTGATCGCGCGCTGGGGAAGGCGCGAGAAACTGGGCCTCACGCGGCGTTCCGGCTGA
- the groL gene encoding chaperonin GroEL (60 kDa chaperone family; promotes refolding of misfolded polypeptides especially under stressful conditions; forms two stacked rings of heptamers to form a barrel-shaped 14mer; ends can be capped by GroES; misfolded proteins enter the barrel where they are refolded when GroES binds): protein MSAKDVKFSRDARERILKGVDTLANAVKVTLGPKGRNVVIDKSFGAPRITKDGVTVAKEIELKDKFENMGAQMLREVASKTNDLAGDGTTTATVLGQAIVREGMKSVAAGMNPMDLKRGIDLAVAKVTEDLKNRSKDVSGSEEIAQVGIISANGDREVGEKIAEAMEKVGKEGVITVEEAKGLEFELDVVEGMQFDRGYLSPYFITNPDKMTVELDNPYILIHEKKLSNLQSMLPILESAVQSGRPLLIIAEDIEGEALATLVVNKLRGGLKVAAVKAPGFGDRRKAMLQDIAILTKGEMISEDLGIKLENVTLGMLGEAKRVTIDKDNTTIVDGAGSEDDIKARVNEIRTQIDNTTSDYDREKLQERLAKLAGGVAVIKVGGASEVEVKERKDRVDDALHATRAAVEEGIVPGGGTALLYASKVLESLKGENDDQTRGIDIVRRAILAPIRQIAENAGHDGAVVSGNLLREGDETMGFNAATDTYENLVQAGVIDPTKVVRTALQDAASVAGLLITTEAAITEAPEDKSAAPAMPDMGGMGGMGDMGF, encoded by the coding sequence ATGTCTGCCAAGGACGTGAAATTCTCGCGCGACGCTCGCGAACGCATCCTCAAGGGCGTCGATACGCTCGCCAACGCGGTCAAGGTGACGCTCGGTCCCAAGGGCCGCAACGTCGTGATCGACAAGAGCTTCGGCGCGCCGCGCATCACCAAGGACGGCGTCACCGTCGCCAAGGAAATCGAACTCAAGGACAAGTTCGAGAACATGGGCGCGCAGATGCTGCGCGAAGTCGCCAGCAAGACCAATGACCTCGCCGGCGACGGCACCACCACCGCGACCGTGCTCGGCCAGGCGATCGTGCGCGAAGGCATGAAGTCGGTCGCCGCGGGCATGAACCCGATGGACCTCAAGCGCGGCATCGACCTCGCCGTCGCCAAGGTGACCGAAGACCTGAAGAACCGTTCCAAGGACGTCTCGGGCTCCGAGGAAATCGCCCAGGTCGGCATCATCTCGGCCAATGGCGACCGCGAAGTCGGCGAGAAGATCGCCGAGGCCATGGAAAAGGTCGGCAAGGAAGGCGTCATCACCGTCGAGGAAGCCAAGGGCCTCGAATTCGAGCTCGACGTCGTCGAGGGGATGCAGTTCGACCGCGGCTACCTGTCGCCCTACTTCATCACCAACCCCGACAAGATGACCGTGGAACTGGATAACCCCTACATCCTCATCCACGAGAAGAAGCTGTCGAACCTCCAGTCGATGCTGCCGATCCTCGAATCGGCGGTGCAGTCGGGTCGTCCGCTGCTCATCATCGCCGAGGACATCGAGGGCGAGGCGCTCGCCACGCTGGTCGTCAACAAGCTGCGCGGCGGCCTCAAGGTCGCGGCGGTCAAGGCCCCGGGCTTCGGCGATCGCCGCAAGGCCATGCTGCAGGACATCGCGATCCTGACCAAGGGCGAAATGATCTCCGAGGATCTCGGCATCAAGCTCGAGAACGTCACCCTCGGGATGCTCGGCGAAGCCAAGCGCGTCACCATCGACAAGGACAACACGACCATCGTCGACGGTGCCGGCAGCGAGGACGACATCAAGGCTCGCGTCAACGAGATCCGCACCCAGATCGACAACACCACCAGCGACTATGACCGCGAGAAGCTCCAGGAGCGTCTCGCCAAGCTCGCCGGCGGCGTGGCCGTGATCAAGGTCGGCGGCGCCTCCGAAGTCGAGGTGAAGGAGCGCAAGGACCGCGTCGACGACGCGCTCCACGCGACCCGCGCCGCGGTCGAGGAAGGCATCGTCCCGGGCGGCGGCACCGCGCTGCTCTACGCCTCCAAGGTCCTCGAAAGCCTCAAGGGCGAGAACGACGACCAGACGCGCGGGATCGACATCGTGCGCCGCGCGATCCTCGCCCCGATCCGGCAGATTGCCGAGAACGCCGGCCATGACGGTGCGGTCGTCTCGGGCAACCTGCTGCGCGAAGGCGACGAGACGATGGGCTTCAACGCCGCGACCGACACCTACGAGAACCTCGTCCAGGCCGGCGTCATCGACCCGACCAAGGTCGTCCGCACGGCGCTGCAGGACGCGGCTTCGGTCGCCGGCCTGCTGATCACCACCGAGGCGGCGATCACCGAGGCTCCGGAAGACAAGTCGGCGGCCCCCGCGATGCCCGACATGGGCGGCATGGGTGGCATGGGCGACATGGGCTTCTGA
- the rplJ gene encoding 50S ribosomal protein L10, giving the protein MDRSQKTEAVAELNAVFNEVGVVVVTRNLGMTVAQSTDLRSKMREAGASYKVAKNRLAKLALKDTDYVGLEEFLSGPTALAWSEDPVAAAKAAVDFAKSNDKLEIVGGSMGTQVLDEAGVRALASMPSLDELRGKLVGLVNAPATKVAQVVNAPAAKLARVFGAYGAKDAA; this is encoded by the coding sequence ATGGATCGTTCGCAGAAAACCGAAGCGGTCGCCGAGCTTAATGCGGTCTTCAACGAGGTCGGCGTGGTGGTCGTCACCCGCAATCTCGGCATGACGGTGGCCCAGTCCACCGACTTGCGCTCGAAGATGCGCGAAGCGGGGGCGTCCTACAAGGTCGCGAAGAACCGTCTCGCCAAGCTCGCCCTGAAGGACACCGACTATGTCGGCCTCGAGGAATTCCTCTCGGGTCCGACCGCGCTGGCCTGGTCGGAAGACCCGGTCGCGGCCGCCAAGGCCGCTGTCGATTTCGCCAAGTCGAACGACAAGCTCGAAATTGTCGGCGGTTCGATGGGCACGCAGGTGCTCGACGAAGCCGGGGTCAGGGCGCTCGCCTCGATGCCCAGCCTCGACGAGCTGCGCGGCAAGCTCGTGGGTCTCGTGAACGCCCCGGCGACCAAGGTCGCCCAGGTCGTCAACGCCCCCGCGGCCAAGCTCGCCCGCGTGTTCGGTGCCTACGGCGCCAAGGACGCGGCCTGA
- a CDS encoding IS1380 family transposase — protein sequence MPQTTPAGCDDSASVFSFPAVRGKKVTAAFDGGRLTSDGGVLVLAQAERMMGLCQRLAACIADPRDPARVVHRLEDILRARMFAIACGYEDADDLDALRDDPGFRLALGKLPGSGAGLASQPTMSRWENAPSTRELAKMLGIMIDIYCASYPTPPAAVTLDIDDTCDVVHGYQQLSFWNGHHGERCFLPIHVYDTATGRPVAMLLRTGKTPSGKEAAGHIRRLVRHLRRHWPDTHITIRGDGHYGRPEVMAFCEAAHVDYVFGLPTNAALRADPVIVTAADACAVRRAECQLPVLCSYAETRYGAKSWNRQRRVVARIEASTLGMDIRYVVTSLTQGSAEYIYDTLYCARGQAENLIKLHKTQLASDRTSCRSANANQMRLILHTAAYWLLWRVQQAIPKTTALAKAEFTTLRLRLLKVAARVMESATRIRVAFASACPDADLMRAIVLALKPAPT from the coding sequence ATGCCACAGACCACACCCGCCGGATGCGATGATAGCGCGTCCGTATTTTCGTTTCCAGCAGTGCGCGGCAAGAAGGTCACAGCTGCGTTTGACGGCGGCAGGCTGACCTCGGATGGCGGGGTGCTGGTGCTGGCTCAGGCCGAGCGCATGATGGGGCTCTGCCAGCGGCTTGCGGCGTGTATTGCCGATCCGCGCGATCCTGCTCGGGTGGTTCATCGGCTTGAAGATATCCTGCGCGCGCGGATGTTCGCGATCGCCTGCGGCTATGAGGATGCCGATGATCTCGACGCTCTGCGCGATGATCCGGGCTTCCGCCTTGCGCTGGGCAAGCTGCCGGGATCGGGTGCGGGGTTGGCCAGCCAACCGACGATGAGCCGCTGGGAGAATGCGCCGAGCACGCGCGAACTGGCAAAGATGCTGGGGATCATGATCGACATCTACTGCGCCAGCTACCCCACTCCGCCGGCGGCGGTGACGCTGGATATCGATGACACCTGCGACGTCGTGCACGGCTATCAGCAACTCTCCTTCTGGAACGGACATCATGGGGAGCGCTGCTTCCTGCCGATCCATGTCTACGACACGGCAACGGGCCGGCCGGTGGCGATGCTGCTGCGCACGGGCAAGACGCCTTCTGGCAAGGAGGCGGCAGGGCATATCCGGCGTCTGGTGCGCCATCTTCGCCGCCACTGGCCTGATACCCACATCACCATCCGCGGTGACGGGCATTATGGGCGCCCTGAGGTCATGGCCTTCTGCGAGGCGGCCCATGTCGATTACGTGTTCGGTCTGCCGACCAACGCCGCGCTGCGCGCTGATCCGGTTATCGTCACGGCTGCCGATGCCTGTGCGGTCCGCCGCGCCGAGTGCCAACTCCCGGTCCTGTGCAGCTATGCCGAGACCCGCTACGGCGCGAAGAGCTGGAACCGCCAGCGCCGCGTCGTCGCCAGGATCGAGGCCAGCACGCTGGGAATGGATATCCGCTATGTCGTCACATCGCTAACCCAAGGCTCGGCTGAATACATCTATGACACGCTCTACTGTGCGCGCGGGCAGGCCGAGAACTTGATCAAGCTGCACAAGACCCAGCTGGCCAGTGACCGCACCTCGTGCCGGTCGGCGAACGCCAACCAGATGCGCCTGATCCTGCACACCGCTGCCTACTGGCTGCTGTGGCGCGTTCAGCAGGCGATCCCAAAGACCACCGCTCTGGCAAAAGCCGAGTTTACGACCCTGCGCCTGCGGCTGCTCAAGGTTGCTGCCCGCGTCATGGAAAGCGCCACCCGAATCCGCGTAGCGTTCGCCTCTGCGTGCCCCGATGCCGATCTGATGCGTGCCATCGTTCTCGCGCTCAAGCCTGCGCCGACGTAG
- a CDS encoding DUF885 family protein, with protein MARTALVVDTGIHAKGWSEEQAVRYAMENSPTPETAARSEVRRYFVLPGQATSYKIGMIRIQQLRARAEKELGEDFDIRGFHDTVLGGGAVPLSLLEQRVDNWIAGVKAG; from the coding sequence ATGGCCCGGACCGCGCTGGTGGTCGACACCGGCATCCACGCCAAGGGCTGGAGCGAGGAGCAGGCGGTGCGATACGCGATGGAGAATTCGCCGACCCCCGAAACCGCGGCGCGCAGCGAGGTGCGGCGCTATTTCGTCCTGCCCGGACAGGCGACCTCCTACAAGATCGGCATGATCCGCATCCAGCAATTGCGCGCCCGCGCCGAAAAGGAACTGGGCGAGGATTTCGACATTCGCGGTTTCCACGATACCGTGCTGGGCGGCGGGGCGGTGCCGCTTTCGCTGCTGGAGCAGCGGGTCGACAACTGGATCGCCGGGGTCAAGGCAGGGTAG
- a CDS encoding attachment protein: protein MKLPVNSHVAVVDGESFTLFRNEGRILDPKLAVEDTPELDATNFSAGIRHQDDNGQRLGRTDLNELAHGAAAAEWLNAKAIEGTLHDVLVIADPKTLARIIHRRWSDGLAGVA from the coding sequence ATGAAACTTCCCGTCAATTCGCATGTCGCCGTGGTCGATGGCGAAAGCTTCACGCTGTTTCGCAACGAGGGACGGATTCTCGACCCCAAGCTCGCGGTCGAGGACACCCCAGAACTCGACGCGACCAATTTCAGCGCCGGGATCCGCCACCAGGACGACAACGGCCAGAGGCTCGGCCGGACCGACCTCAACGAACTCGCCCATGGCGCGGCGGCGGCGGAATGGCTCAACGCCAAGGCGATCGAGGGGACGCTGCACGATGTCCTCGTTATCGCCGATCCGAAAACGCTAGCCCGGATTATTCACCGGCGGTGGTCTGACGGGTTGGCGGGAGTGGCGTAA
- the rplL gene encoding 50S ribosomal protein L7/L12, whose amino-acid sequence MADIAKLVEELSKLTVLEAAELAKALEEEWGVSAAAAVAVAGPAGGGDAAAPAEEKDEFDVILTGDGGKKIQVIKEVRAITGLGLTEAKALVEGAPKALKEGVNKAEAEEVKAKIEAAGGTVELK is encoded by the coding sequence ATGGCCGATATTGCCAAGCTTGTTGAAGAACTTTCGAAGCTGACCGTCCTCGAGGCGGCCGAACTCGCCAAGGCGCTGGAAGAAGAGTGGGGCGTGAGCGCCGCCGCCGCAGTCGCCGTCGCCGGCCCCGCCGGTGGCGGCGATGCCGCTGCCCCCGCCGAAGAGAAGGACGAATTCGACGTCATCCTCACCGGCGACGGCGGCAAGAAGATCCAGGTCATCAAGGAAGTCCGTGCCATCACCGGCCTCGGCCTGACCGAAGCCAAGGCGCTCGTCGAAGGCGCGCCCAAGGCGCTCAAGGAAGGCGTGAACAAGGCCGAGGCCGAAGAGGTCAAGGCCAAGATCGAAGCTGCCGGCGGCACCGTCGAACTGAAGTAA
- the groES gene encoding co-chaperone GroES, whose protein sequence is MAFRPLHDRVVVRRIEADQKTAGGIIIPDSAQEKPSEGEIIAVGEGARDDDGDRIPMDVKAGDRVLFGKWSGTEVKIDGEDLLIMKESDIMGIIG, encoded by the coding sequence ATGGCATTTCGTCCGCTGCACGACCGCGTCGTGGTTCGTCGCATCGAAGCCGACCAGAAGACCGCAGGCGGCATCATCATCCCAGACAGCGCGCAGGAAAAGCCGAGCGAGGGCGAGATCATCGCCGTCGGCGAGGGCGCGCGCGACGATGATGGCGACCGCATCCCGATGGACGTCAAGGCCGGCGACCGCGTGCTGTTCGGCAAGTGGTCCGGCACCGAAGTCAAGATCGACGGCGAAGACCTGCTGATCATGAAGGAAAGCGACATCATGGGGATCATCGGCTGA
- the rpoB gene encoding DNA-directed RNA polymerase subunit beta yields the protein MATKAKAPTTGKNLSRKAQGTAKKRIRKIFGDIHEVVEMPNLIEVQRESYEFFLRSDPSVGYVSGLEKTLRSVFPIRDFAGTAELDFVHYELEEPKYDTTECRQRGITYAAPMKVTLRLIVFEVDQETETRSVLDIKEQDVYMGDMPLMTENGTFIINGTERVIVSQMHRSPGVLFDHDRGKTHSSGKLLFAARVIPYRGSWLDFEFDAKDIVNVRIDRKRKLPVTALLYALGLDSEDILHHFYDTVVWERAREGWRIPFNPELWRNQKPAFALVDAKTGEEVFPAGQKISPRAANKAAKDGLSELLLPTEEVVSRYAARDMIDEATGRIYIEAGDEVTLEHVEALDNAGIDRLELLDIDEINTGPWIRNTLKADKAENRDEGLEAIYKVMRPGEPPTKETAEALFEGLFFDGERYDLSAVGRVKLNMRLGLDAEDTVTTLRKEDILAVVKELVGLKDGKGEVDDIDNLGNRRVRSVGELLENQYRVGLLRMERAVKERMSSVDVSTVMPNDLINAKPAVAAVREFFGSSQLSQFMDQTNPLSEVTHKRRVSALGPGGLTRERAGFEVRDVHPTHYGRICPIETPEGPNIGLINSLASFSRVNKYGFIETPYRKVEDGKVTSEVIYLSAMEEQKHTVAQASAELNEDGSFVEELVSARHAGDNLMAPREQVTLMDVSPKQLVSVAASLIPFLENDDANRALMGSNMQRQAVPLVKAEAPWVGTGMEETVARDSGAAIAAKRGGIVDQVDATRIVIRAIGDVEPGQSGVDIYTLQKFQRSNQNTCINQRPLVKVGEVIEAGDIIADGPSTDLGELALGKNSLVAFMPWNGYNYEDSILISERIVKDDVFTSIHIEEFEVMARDTKLGPEDITRDIPNVGEEALRNLDEAGIVYIGAEVHPGDILVGKITPKGESPMTPEEKLLRAIFGEKASDVRDTSLRLPPGVAGTVVEVRVFNRHGIEIDDRTRAIQNEEIERLRKDAADERNILNRATYNRLRDMLLGQTASAAPKGVKKGIEISEQVLQDIDRHEWFKFAVADDARQAQLEAVKSQYDEAVALIDAKFHDRKEKLERGDELAPGVLKMVKVFVAVKRKLQPGDKMAGRHGNKGVISRILPVEDMPFLEDGTPVDLVLNPLGVPSRMNVGQIFETHLGFAARGLGLEIKEELEKWRAENPNAEEDYANAKPPQAVIDRLKDVYGDSYVEDIESRSVEQIVELASNVTAGVPMGTPVFDGAREPDVSEMLVKAGIDSSGQSTLYDGRTGEAFDRKVTVGIIYMLKLHHLVDDKIHARSIGPYSLVTQQPLGGKAQFGGQRFGEMEVWALQAYGAAYTLQEMLTVKSDDVVGRTKVYEAIVKGDDTFEAGIPESFNVLVKEMRSLGLNVELKSLSDDEEGDDGDMLEAAE from the coding sequence ATGGCAACCAAGGCGAAGGCTCCCACCACGGGCAAGAACCTCTCCCGCAAGGCGCAGGGCACCGCGAAGAAGCGGATCCGCAAGATCTTCGGCGATATCCACGAAGTGGTCGAGATGCCCAACCTGATCGAGGTCCAGCGCGAGAGCTACGAGTTCTTCCTGCGGTCCGATCCTTCGGTGGGTTACGTGTCGGGCCTCGAAAAGACCCTGCGTTCGGTGTTTCCGATCCGCGACTTCGCCGGCACGGCCGAGCTCGACTTCGTGCATTACGAGCTCGAGGAGCCCAAGTACGACACCACCGAGTGCCGCCAGCGCGGGATCACCTATGCCGCCCCGATGAAGGTGACCTTGCGCCTCATCGTGTTCGAGGTCGACCAGGAAACCGAAACCCGCTCCGTGCTCGATATCAAGGAGCAGGACGTCTACATGGGCGACATGCCGCTCATGACCGAGAACGGCACCTTCATCATCAACGGCACCGAACGCGTGATCGTCTCGCAGATGCACCGTTCGCCGGGCGTCCTGTTCGACCATGACCGCGGCAAGACCCATTCCTCGGGCAAGCTGCTGTTCGCCGCGCGGGTGATCCCCTATCGCGGTTCCTGGCTCGATTTCGAGTTCGATGCCAAGGACATCGTCAACGTCCGCATCGACCGCAAGCGCAAGCTGCCGGTCACCGCGCTGCTCTATGCGCTCGGCCTCGACAGCGAGGACATCCTGCACCACTTCTACGACACGGTCGTGTGGGAGCGGGCCAGGGAAGGCTGGCGAATTCCCTTCAATCCCGAACTCTGGCGCAACCAGAAGCCGGCCTTCGCGCTGGTCGATGCGAAGACGGGCGAGGAAGTCTTTCCCGCCGGTCAGAAAATCAGCCCCCGCGCCGCGAACAAGGCGGCCAAGGACGGCCTTTCCGAACTGCTCCTGCCGACCGAAGAAGTCGTCAGCCGCTATGCCGCGCGCGACATGATCGACGAGGCGACCGGCCGCATCTACATCGAGGCGGGCGACGAGGTGACGCTCGAACATGTCGAGGCGCTCGACAATGCCGGGATCGACCGGCTCGAACTGCTCGACATCGACGAGATCAACACCGGCCCGTGGATCCGCAACACGCTCAAGGCCGACAAGGCCGAGAACCGCGACGAGGGTCTCGAGGCCATCTACAAGGTCATGCGTCCCGGCGAGCCGCCGACCAAGGAAACCGCCGAAGCCCTGTTCGAAGGCCTGTTCTTCGACGGCGAGCGTTATGACCTCTCGGCGGTTGGTCGCGTCAAGCTCAACATGCGCCTCGGCCTCGATGCCGAGGACACGGTGACGACCCTGCGCAAGGAAGACATCCTCGCCGTGGTCAAGGAACTGGTAGGCCTCAAGGACGGCAAGGGCGAAGTCGACGACATCGACAATCTCGGCAACCGCCGTGTGCGGTCGGTCGGCGAACTGCTGGAAAACCAGTATCGCGTCGGCCTGCTGCGGATGGAACGCGCGGTGAAGGAGCGCATGAGCTCGGTCGATGTCAGCACGGTGATGCCGAACGACCTCATCAACGCCAAGCCCGCCGTGGCCGCGGTGCGCGAGTTCTTCGGTTCCTCGCAGCTTTCGCAGTTCATGGACCAGACCAACCCGCTCTCCGAAGTCACCCACAAGCGCCGCGTCTCCGCGCTCGGCCCGGGCGGCCTCACCCGCGAACGCGCAGGCTTCGAGGTCCGCGACGTCCACCCGACGCACTATGGTCGCATCTGCCCGATCGAGACGCCCGAAGGCCCGAACATCGGCCTGATCAACTCGCTCGCGAGCTTCAGCCGGGTCAACAAGTACGGCTTCATCGAAACCCCTTACCGCAAGGTCGAGGACGGCAAGGTGACGAGCGAGGTGATCTATCTTTCCGCGATGGAGGAACAGAAGCACACCGTCGCGCAGGCTTCGGCCGAACTGAACGAGGACGGCAGCTTCGTCGAGGAACTCGTCTCCGCGCGCCACGCGGGCGACAACCTGATGGCCCCGCGCGAGCAGGTCACGCTGATGGACGTCTCGCCGAAGCAGCTCGTCTCGGTCGCGGCCTCGCTCATCCCCTTCCTGGAAAACGACGACGCCAACCGCGCGCTGATGGGCTCGAACATGCAGCGCCAGGCGGTGCCGCTGGTCAAGGCCGAGGCGCCGTGGGTCGGCACCGGCATGGAAGAGACCGTGGCGCGTGACAGCGGCGCGGCGATCGCGGCGAAGCGCGGCGGGATCGTCGACCAGGTCGACGCCACCCGCATCGTGATCCGCGCGATCGGCGATGTCGAACCCGGCCAGTCGGGCGTCGACATCTACACGCTGCAGAAGTTCCAGCGTTCGAACCAGAACACCTGCATCAACCAGCGCCCGCTGGTGAAGGTGGGCGAGGTGATCGAGGCCGGCGACATCATCGCCGACGGTCCCTCGACCGATCTCGGCGAACTGGCGCTGGGCAAGAACAGCCTCGTCGCGTTCATGCCGTGGAACGGCTACAACTACGAGGACTCGATCCTGATCTCCGAACGCATCGTGAAGGACGACGTGTTCACCTCGATCCACATCGAGGAATTCGAGGTCATGGCCCGCGACACCAAGCTCGGTCCGGAGGACATCACCCGCGACATCCCCAATGTCGGCGAGGAAGCCCTGCGCAACCTCGACGAGGCGGGGATCGTCTATATCGGCGCCGAAGTGCACCCCGGGGACATCCTCGTCGGCAAGATCACGCCCAAGGGCGAAAGCCCGATGACGCCGGAGGAAAAGCTGCTGCGCGCGATCTTCGGCGAAAAGGCGTCGGACGTGCGCGACACCTCGCTGCGCCTGCCCCCGGGCGTTGCCGGGACGGTGGTCGAGGTCCGGGTGTTCAACCGCCACGGGATCGAGATCGACGACCGTACCCGCGCGATCCAGAACGAGGAGATCGAACGCCTGCGCAAGGACGCGGCGGACGAACGCAACATCCTGAACCGCGCGACCTACAACCGCCTGCGCGACATGCTGCTCGGCCAGACCGCTTCGGCCGCGCCCAAGGGCGTCAAGAAGGGGATCGAGATCTCCGAGCAGGTGCTGCAGGACATCGACCGCCACGAATGGTTCAAGTTCGCGGTCGCCGACGACGCGCGCCAGGCCCAGCTCGAGGCGGTGAAGTCGCAATACGACGAAGCCGTCGCGCTGATCGATGCGAAGTTCCACGACCGCAAGGAAAAGCTCGAACGGGGCGACGAACTCGCGCCGGGCGTGCTCAAGATGGTCAAGGTCTTCGTCGCGGTGAAGCGCAAGCTCCAGCCGGGCGACAAGATGGCCGGCCGTCACGGGAACAAGGGCGTCATCAGTCGCATCCTGCCGGTCGAGGACATGCCGTTCCTCGAGGACGGGACGCCGGTCGACCTCGTGCTCAATCCGCTGGGCGTGCCTTCGCGCATGAATGTGGGGCAGATCTTCGAAACGCATCTCGGCTTCGCCGCGCGCGGGCTGGGGCTGGAGATCAAGGAAGAGCTCGAGAAGTGGCGTGCGGAGAACCCCAACGCCGAGGAGGACTACGCCAATGCCAAGCCTCCGCAGGCGGTCATCGACCGGCTGAAGGACGTCTATGGCGACAGCTATGTCGAGGACATCGAGAGCCGCTCGGTCGAGCAGATCGTCGAACTCGCCAGCAACGTGACCGCGGGCGTTCCGATGGGGACTCCGGTGTTCGACGGCGCGCGCGAACCCGACGTGTCGGAAATGCTGGTCAAGGCCGGGATCGACAGCTCGGGCCAGTCGACGCTCTATGACGGGCGCACCGGCGAGGCGTTCGACCGCAAGGTGACCGTGGGCATCATCTACATGCTGAAGCTCCACCACCTCGTCGACGACAAGATCCACGCGCGTTCGATCGGCCCCTACTCGCTCGTCACCCAGCAGCCGCTGGGCGGCAAGGCGCAGTTCGGCGGCCAGCGCTTCGGCGAAATGGAGGTCTGGGCGCTCCAGGCCTACGGCGCGGCCTACACCTTGCAGGAAATGCTGACGGTGAAGTCCGACGACGTGGTCGGCCGCACCAAGGTCTACGAGGCGATCGTCAAGGGCGACGACACCTTCGAGGCCGGCATTCCGGAAAGCTTCAACGTGCTCGTCAAGGAAATGCGAAGCCTCGGCCTCAATGTCGAACTCAAGTCGCTCTCGGACGACGAGGAAGGCGACGACGGCGATATGCTGGAGGCAGCGGAATAG